The segment ATTGAATCAGGTTGTTGAGCGCCAAAAAGATTTGTATATGCAATTAGACAAAGCGAGTGGTGGTGATTCTTCAAGCTCTTCAGATGCAACTGATACTAGTGCATCAAATGCGCAATCATCTTCTTCAGATACGCCAGCTGCAAGCTCTGGCGGTAATGAAAAAGATGATTACAATGCAGCTGTTAAACTGGCGATGGAAAGTAAGTCCAAAGCACAGATTGACGAAGCGATTGGTGCATTGCAAGGGTTTATCAAAGCATATCCAAAATCTGGATATCAATCGAATGCCAACTATTGGCTAGGACAGTTAAACTACAACAAAGGTAGCAAGGATGACGCCGCATTCTACTTTGCGACTGTAGTTAAGCAGTATCCGAAGTCTCAAAAAAGCAGTGAAGCCTTATTTAAAGTGGGCTTGATCATGCAAGATAAGGGACAGAAAGATAAAGCGAAGGCTGTTTACCAGCAGGTATTACAACAATACCCAAATAGTTCTGGTGCAAAACTTGCAGAGAAGAAGCTCAGTACACTGTAATTGATAACCCCGAAGCGATGTAGCCGAATATTTCGGGGTTATCCGTATGTTTAGTGTGCACTTAATCTTTTTTTTAAAAAAAAGCATTGCACCCTCGTCAGAAATCAGTAATATAAGCCGCCGTTGATACGAGAAAGCGCGGGTTGATAAATCCGAGCCATATCAGCAAGAATCGATTAAACATTGATTCTAAAAACATTTAGATGGGTCGTTAGCTCAGTTGGTAGAGCAGTTGACTTTTAATCAATTGGTCGCAGGTTCGAATCCTGCACGACCCACCATCTAAAAGCAGTAAATAGTTCAAGCAGTTCAGATGGGCCATTAGCTCAGTTGGTAGAATTGTTAACTGTTAATAAGATGGTTGCAGGTTCAGCCCGTAGGGTGAGACCAAAGGTCGAAGAATCCTGTACGTTCTCGACATTATATTAGTACAGAAAATCAAAAATTAGATGGGTCGTTAGCTCAGTTGGTAGAGCAGTTGACTTTTAATCAATTGGTCGCAGGTTCGAATCCTGCACGACCCACCATCTAAAAGTAGTAAACAATTCAAGTATTTCAGATGGGTCGTTAGCTCAGTTGGTAGAGCAGTTGACTTTTAATCAATTGGTCGCAGGTTCGAATCCTGCACGACCCACCATCTCAAGTAAAACTCCAGTGATTGAATCATACCTCGACAAGATGGTTGCAGGTTCAACACGAAGTGTCAGTTCGAAGAACTGAAATCCTGCACGACCCACCATCTCAAGAAAACTCCCCAATCACAAACAACTCTGTCATTTGCATATTGTACATTGAGTGCGAGTGAGAGGCTGCGTTCAGGTTTGAGCCGAGCGAAGCGAGACAGCGTTGCGCTTGCCGCAACGACCCGAAGGGCGAGGGCAAAGCCCGAGTGATCCTGCACGACTATCTCTTTCTGTACCCTTAGAAAATCCCAAAAAACTAGCATTCCCTCGCCAGCCTAATACCATTTATTCCAGATTTTCAGGAATTAACCCATTATCCTTTAAGATCCCGATAACGATTTCTTGCACTTTTAAACCCACCGCACGGTTATCTTGATAACCAAACAGTTCAATGGCCTCAGTCATCGCTTCCATAAAATGACCCATCAAGCAATGTAGAGATAATGCAGCTTTTTGCGCAGTACCGCAGTCAAAAATCGTTTCAGTAGCTTGAATAACATGCTCTGGCATCCATTGTTGGTAATGTTTACCGTTATACCAAACATCGTGTTGTGTATTTCCATGAGCAACAGTTTGCTCAAGTAAGCTGAGAAAGAAACGTTTCATGTCAGTACTTCTTGACCAAGCGCTCCATAGCTCATTACGCGTTAATGCAATTGCCACTTGGTGAGCCTCAAACCAAAAATCCGTAATCAGCTCATTAAACTGATGCCCACTCAACGGCGCGGGCTTTAATACGCTAGGGTTGGGTGACGGTAGTGCATCTGTGATCCCAGTTTTATCTAATAGCACCATAAAACCACGTGAGTAAGTACTATCTAACCCTTGTTGCTGCATTTTGAGTAATCGAGAAGGTTCTGCAAATGTAAAATCAACTTTGCGTCCTTCTTCATAAATCACTAAACAGGTGGGATTTTCTGGCTCATTTTCACCACCATTTTCTAAATGTAATGCGATTAATGGATTGGCAATAAGGCTAACCCATTGCTTATCATTGAAAAGTGCAGTCACACCATGACCAATAAGTTCAATATCAATGTCTGAATAGCCATCGATGTCTAATTCTCGTCCTCTAGAGCCCGTCAGTATGACGGCTTCAATTCTAGGTTCGAGTAATGAAATAGAAATTATTTTATTTAATAGCGTTGCAGGTGATTCCATAACTAACCTATTGGAGTTAACAGAAGCCGCTAAGATACCGACAAATGAAGAGAAAAGCGAAAAACAAATCGTGAAAAAGGGCGCTACGGTAAAATCATTCGCTCATTGATGAAAAGGTTGGAGACATCTTAGCCAAATAAGCGTATCGTGTTTAGTATATAAAACAAAAATATGCAGAATTAGGGGTTTTATGAATATTTTTAAGCATAAAATAACTTTCTGCTAAACAGAGGCGAGAAATGAGCGAGTTTATCGATTTTGACCATGCTGTTTATCCTTTTCCTCCTAAACCAGCACCGTTAAATACCGATCAGAAAGCGTTTTACCGTGAGCGCATTAAACAATTATTGGTCGAAAAAAATGCGGTGATTGTCGCGCATTACTATACCGATCCTGAAATACAAGCATTAGCGGAAGAAACTGGCGGCTGTGTTGCTGATTCTCTTGAAATGGCGCGCTTTGGCGCTCGGCATGATGCATCAACCCTGGTTGTTGCTGGCGTACGATTTATGGGGGAAACAGCCAAAATCCTAAGCCCAGAAAAAAATGTCTTGATGCCAACACTCGACGCACAATGCTCGTTGGATATTGGCTGTCCAGATGAAG is part of the Providencia zhijiangensis genome and harbors:
- the cpoB gene encoding cell division protein CpoB; amino-acid sequence: MNSNFRQLLVGLSLLVGVAAPWAAIAQAPINNVGSGSSADRLTQLETAVSSQGQMIYQIQQQLADNQRDIDMLRGQIQESEYKLNQVVERQKDLYMQLDKASGGDSSSSSDATDTSASNAQSSSSDTPAASSGGNEKDDYNAAVKLAMESKSKAQIDEAIGALQGFIKAYPKSGYQSNANYWLGQLNYNKGSKDDAAFYFATVVKQYPKSQKSSEALFKVGLIMQDKGQKDKAKAVYQQVLQQYPNSSGAKLAEKKLSTL
- a CDS encoding aminoglycoside 6-adenylyltransferase; this translates as MESPATLLNKIISISLLEPRIEAVILTGSRGRELDIDGYSDIDIELIGHGVTALFNDKQWVSLIANPLIALHLENGGENEPENPTCLVIYEEGRKVDFTFAEPSRLLKMQQQGLDSTYSRGFMVLLDKTGITDALPSPNPSVLKPAPLSGHQFNELITDFWFEAHQVAIALTRNELWSAWSRSTDMKRFFLSLLEQTVAHGNTQHDVWYNGKHYQQWMPEHVIQATETIFDCGTAQKAALSLHCLMGHFMEAMTEAIELFGYQDNRAVGLKVQEIVIGILKDNGLIPENLE